The genome window TCTCCAGCCACTGCTTCTGCCCGTGCGAAAGATTTGCGGCAAGCCAGCCACGTTTTTCGTAGAGGCGGATCGTATAGAGAATCTCGGCAATCCGGTCGGCTTCATCCCGGCTTTGACGATGGAACAGCGTCGAAAAGGCAGATCTTGGCCCGGAAAGCGCCAGTACCAGATTGTCCTCGACCGTGTGGCTCTCGAACACAGTCGGCTTCTGAAACTTGCGGCCGATACCGAGCAGCGCGATTTCCGCCTCGTCATGTTTCGTGAGGTCCACATCGCCATTGAAATAGACTTCACCTGCGTCCGGCCGGGTCTTGCCGGTGATGATGTCCATCATCGTCGTCTTGCCTGCGCCGTTTGGGCCGATGATCGCGCGCATTTCCCCTGCCTGCAGCACGAGCGAGAGATTGTTGATGGCTCGGAACCCGTCGAAGGAGACCGAAACGCCATCGAGATAGAGCAGTGTATCCTGGGCTTTCATGATCTATTCCGCCGCTTGAGGTTCGGGAGTTGGTGTGTGAACCGGGTTCGCACTGGCAATCGGTGGCGGAACACCATCCCGTTTCCTGGCCGCGCGATCGGCCCACTTGCCCTTCCACGTACCATAAAGCCCGAGGATGCCCTTCGGGAGGAACAGCGTGACCACGATGAAGAGAGCGCCGAGGGCAAACAGCCAGATTTCCGGGAAGGCCGCGGTAAAATAGGTCTTGCCGAAATTGACCAGTACTGCGCCGATGATCGGCCCGACAATCGTGCCACGCCCCCCTACGGCCACCCAGATGACTGCCTCGATGGAATTGGCAGGTTCGAATTCCGATGGATTGATGATGCCGACCTGTGGCACGTAGAGCGCCCCGGCAATCCCCGCCATCATCGCCGAGATCGTCCAGACGAA of Phyllobacterium zundukense contains these proteins:
- the urtD gene encoding urea ABC transporter ATP-binding protein UrtD, with the translated sequence MKAQDTLLYLDGVSVSFDGFRAINNLSLVLQAGEMRAIIGPNGAGKTTMMDIITGKTRPDAGEVYFNGDVDLTKHDEAEIALLGIGRKFQKPTVFESHTVEDNLVLALSGPRSAFSTLFHRQSRDEADRIAEILYTIRLYEKRGWLAANLSHGQKQWLEIGMLLAQDPKLLLVDEPVAGMTDAETAETARLLRDIAKTRSVLVVEHDMHFVRELDVKVTCLHEGTVLAEGSLDFVSSDQRVIEVYLGR